The Falco cherrug isolate bFalChe1 chromosome 15, bFalChe1.pri, whole genome shotgun sequence genome includes a region encoding these proteins:
- the LOC102056249 gene encoding cytochrome c oxidase subunit 7B, mitochondrial: MFPVARAALSLTARGFQRTAVRQAHRKHEPDFHDKYGNLVLLGGTAVFTAVWGYVLTQAGIQWGLSPVGRITPKEWRE, translated from the exons ATGTTCCCTGTGGCGagggctgctctcagcctcACCG CTCGTGGCTTTCAGCGTACTGCCGTAAGACAAGCTCATCGCAAACATGAGCCTGACTTCCATGATAAATACGGAAACCTGGTACTCCTTGGTGGAACCGCAGTTTTTACAGCTGTCTGGGGATAT GTGTTAACACAAGCTGGAATTCAATGGGGCTTGTCACCTGTTGGCAGAATCACTCCAAAAGAATGGAGAGAGTAA
- the MAGT1 gene encoding magnesium transporter protein 1: MGRGAAMAAVPVLALLLLLAWSGPGAAGQKRKEMVLSEKVNQLMEWASKRSVIRMNGDKFRRLVKAPPRNYSVIVMFTALQPHRQCVVCKQADEEYQILANSWRYSSAFTNKIFFAMVDFDEGSDVFQMLNMNSAPTFINFPAKGKPKRGDTYELQVRGFAAEQLARWVADRTDVNIRVIRPPNYAGPLMLGLLLAVIGGLVYLRGSNLDFLYNKTGWAFAALCFVLAMTSGQMWNHIRGPPYAHKNPHTGQVNYIHGSSQAQFVAETHIVLLFNGGVTLGMVLLHEAATSHMDVGKRKIMCIAGIGLVVLFFSWLLSVFRSKYHGYPYSFLMS; this comes from the exons ATGGGGCGCGGGGCGGCCATGGCGGCGGTGCCGGTGctggcgctgctgctgctgctggcctggagCGGGCCGGGCGCCGCGGGGCAGAAGCGGAAGGAG ATGGTGTTGTCAGAAAAAGTGAACCAGCTAATGGAGTGGGCGAGTAAAAGATCCGTTATTCGAATGAATGGAGATAAATTTCGACGCCTTGTAAAGGCACCGCCCAGAAATTACTCGGTGATTGTGATGTTCACTGCTCTTCAGCCTCACAGACAGTGTGTTGTGTGCAA GCAAGCTGATGAGGAATACCAGATTCTGGCAAACTCCTGGCGATATTCCAGTGCATTTAccaataagattttttttgctatggTAGATTTCGATGAAGGCTCAGATGTATTTCAGATG CTAAACATGAATTCTGCTCCAACCTTCATTAACTTTCCTGCTAAAGGCAAGCCTAAACGGGGTGACACATACGAACTTCAGGTGCGTGGCTTTGCAGCTGAACAGCTTGCTCGTTGGGTGGCTGACAGAACTGATGTCAAT ATTCGTGTGATAAGGCCACCAAACTATGCTGGACCGTTGATGCTAGGACTGCTGCTGGCTGTCATCGGAGGCCTTGTATATTTGCGTGGAAGCAATCTGGATTTTCTGTATAACAAAACTGGCTGGGCATTTGCTGCTTTG tgttttgtgttAGCAATGACATCAGGCCAGATGTGGAACCACATTAGAGGTCCACCCTATGCTCATAAGAATCCCCATACAGGACAAGTG AACTATATCCATGGGAGCAGTCAGGCCCAGTTTGTGGCAGAAACACACATTGTTCTTCTGTTTA ATGGTGGTGTTACTTTAGGAATGGTACTTCTCCACGAAGCTGCTACTTCTCACATGGatgtggggaaaagaaaaa TTATGTGTATTGCTGGTATTGGCTTGGTGGTGTTGTTCTTCAGCTGGTTGCTGTCTGTCTTCAGGTCTAAATACCATGGCTATCCATACAG TTTCCTAATGAGTTAA